In the genome of Alphaproteobacteria bacterium, one region contains:
- a CDS encoding PRC-barrel domain-containing protein has product MANIGTQISSDQVEGTDVYGPDGEKIGKIDRVMIEKTSGKVTYAVMTFGGFLGFGEEEYPLPWATLRYDTRLNGYIANVTADQVKTAPVYATDDEVWSNREWESRVHQHYGVSPYWP; this is encoded by the coding sequence ATGGCGAATATCGGCACGCAGATTTCGTCCGATCAGGTCGAAGGCACCGACGTCTATGGGCCCGACGGCGAAAAGATCGGGAAGATCGATCGGGTGATGATCGAGAAGACGTCGGGCAAGGTGACCTATGCGGTGATGACGTTCGGGGGCTTCCTGGGCTTCGGCGAGGAGGAGTACCCGCTGCCGTGGGCGACCCTGCGCTACGACACCCGGCTGAACGGCTACATCGCGAACGTGACGGCCGACCAGGTCAAGACCGCGCCGGTCTATGCGACCGACGACGAGGTGTGGTCCAACCGGGAATGGGAAAGCCGGGTGCATCAGCATTACGGCGTCAGCCCCTACTGGCCCTGA
- a CDS encoding xanthine dehydrogenase family protein subunit M, with amino-acid sequence MYNFAYHRPSSLAEAASAISGASDGKLLAGGMTLIPTMKQRLAEPSDLVDLGAIRDLAGISASGDGLKIGAMTTHAAVAASADVKAAIPALASLADGIGDPQVRNRGTIGGSIANNDPAADYPGAVLALNATVHTNKRTIAADAFFTGMFETALEDGEIITAVTFPKPAKAAYVKFPNPASRYALVGVFVAQTGGGVRVAVTGAAPCAYRASELEAALAGSFSAAALDGVTIDAGGLNGDIHATPEYRAHLIKVLAKRAVAAAG; translated from the coding sequence ATGTACAACTTCGCATATCATCGGCCGTCCTCGCTTGCGGAAGCGGCGTCGGCGATTTCCGGCGCGTCGGACGGCAAGCTGCTGGCAGGCGGCATGACGCTGATCCCGACCATGAAGCAGCGGCTGGCCGAGCCGTCCGATCTGGTCGACCTGGGCGCGATCCGCGACCTGGCCGGTATCAGCGCATCCGGCGACGGACTGAAGATCGGGGCGATGACCACCCACGCGGCGGTCGCCGCCTCGGCCGACGTCAAGGCGGCCATCCCGGCGCTCGCAAGCCTGGCCGACGGCATCGGCGACCCGCAGGTTCGCAACCGCGGCACCATCGGCGGATCGATCGCCAACAACGACCCGGCCGCCGACTACCCGGGTGCGGTGCTGGCGCTGAACGCGACCGTGCACACCAACAAGCGCACGATCGCGGCCGACGCCTTCTTCACCGGCATGTTCGAGACGGCGCTGGAAGACGGCGAGATCATCACCGCGGTCACCTTTCCGAAGCCGGCGAAAGCGGCCTACGTCAAGTTCCCCAACCCGGCGTCGCGCTATGCGCTGGTCGGCGTGTTCGTCGCGCAGACCGGCGGCGGCGTGCGGGTGGCGGTGACCGGAGCGGCGCCCTGCGCCTATCGGGCGAGCGAGCTGGAAGCGGCGCTGGCCGGCAGCTTTTCGGCGGCGGCCCTCGACGGCGTCACGATCGACGCCGGTGGCCTGAACGGCGACATTCACGCCACGCCGGAATATCGCGCACACCTGATCAAGGTGCTGGCGAAGCGCGCGGTCGCCGCCGCCGGCTGA
- a CDS encoding xanthine dehydrogenase family protein molybdopterin-binding subunit: MTAQGIGARVARLEDPRFLTGRGNYVDDVNRPGQTYAWILRSPHAHARIARIDTAAAKAMPGVVAIFTGDDMEVGSLPCGWQIHNKDGSPMAEPPHPPLAKGKVRHVGDQVAVAIAETKAQARDAAEAIVVDYEVLPAAVTMDQALASGAPLVHDEAAGNLCYDWELGDKAAADAAFAGAARVVKFDLVQNRLIPNAMEPRAAVGDYEPASGKYTLYTTSQNPHVIRLLMGAFVLSIPEHKLRVVAPDVGGGFGSKIYHYAEEAIATWAAGKIKRPVKWTAERSESFLTDAHGRDHITHAELAMDGDGNFLGLKVATKANMGAYLSTFAPCIPTYLYATLLAGVYKTPVVHVEVKAIFTNTVPVDAYRGAGRPEASYLLERLVTEAAKQSGIDQVELRRRNMIKPDQFPYQTPVALQYDVGNYPAVLDAGLKAADWSGFAARRSASEAKGKRRGIGLSTYIEACGIAPSAVVGSLGARAGLYESATVRVNPTGSVVVHTGLHSHGQGHETVFAQIVHEMLGVDLDQVAIVHGDTDEVQFGMGTYGSRSAPVGGAALVKALEKVVDKAKKIAAHLMEASTADIEFKDGNFTIAGTDKSVPFGQVALTAYVPHNYPITELEPGLEEKAFYDPLNFSYPMGCHVCEVEVDPDTGKVDVVSFTTVDDVGRVLNPMIVEGQVHGGLAQGIGQALLEQCVYDADGQLVTGSYMDYTMPRADDVPSYKTANMEILGASNPLEVKGVGETGAIGSPPAVINAVLDALAPLGVTKIEMPATPLKVWQAIQAARIPAAAE, translated from the coding sequence ATGACAGCCCAAGGCATCGGCGCGCGGGTCGCGCGCCTTGAAGATCCGCGGTTCCTCACCGGCCGCGGCAACTATGTCGACGACGTCAACCGGCCGGGCCAGACCTATGCCTGGATCCTGCGCTCGCCGCACGCGCATGCGCGGATCGCGCGCATCGACACCGCCGCGGCCAAGGCCATGCCGGGCGTCGTCGCGATCTTCACCGGCGACGACATGGAGGTCGGCAGCCTGCCGTGCGGCTGGCAGATCCACAACAAGGACGGCAGCCCGATGGCGGAGCCGCCGCACCCGCCGCTGGCCAAGGGCAAGGTGCGCCATGTCGGCGACCAGGTCGCGGTCGCCATCGCCGAGACCAAGGCGCAGGCGCGCGACGCCGCCGAGGCGATCGTGGTCGACTACGAGGTCTTGCCCGCCGCGGTGACGATGGACCAGGCGCTGGCCTCCGGCGCGCCGCTGGTGCACGACGAGGCCGCCGGCAACCTCTGCTACGACTGGGAACTCGGCGACAAGGCCGCGGCCGACGCCGCGTTCGCCGGGGCGGCGCGCGTGGTCAAGTTCGACCTGGTGCAGAACCGTCTGATTCCGAACGCGATGGAGCCGCGAGCGGCCGTCGGCGACTACGAGCCGGCCAGCGGGAAGTACACGCTCTACACCACCAGCCAGAACCCGCACGTGATCCGGCTGCTGATGGGCGCCTTCGTACTGTCGATCCCGGAGCACAAGCTGCGGGTGGTGGCACCGGACGTCGGTGGCGGCTTCGGCTCGAAGATCTATCACTATGCCGAGGAGGCGATCGCCACCTGGGCCGCGGGCAAGATCAAGCGCCCGGTGAAGTGGACCGCCGAACGCAGCGAGAGCTTCCTCACCGACGCCCACGGCCGCGACCACATCACCCACGCCGAGCTGGCGATGGACGGCGACGGCAACTTCCTCGGGCTCAAGGTCGCGACCAAGGCCAACATGGGCGCCTATCTGTCGACCTTCGCGCCGTGCATCCCGACCTATCTCTACGCCACGCTGCTGGCCGGCGTGTACAAGACCCCGGTCGTCCATGTCGAGGTGAAGGCGATCTTCACCAACACCGTGCCCGTCGACGCCTATCGCGGTGCCGGCCGGCCGGAGGCGAGCTACCTGCTCGAGCGGCTGGTGACCGAGGCGGCCAAGCAGTCGGGCATCGACCAGGTCGAGCTGCGACGCCGCAACATGATCAAGCCGGACCAGTTCCCCTACCAGACCCCGGTGGCGCTGCAGTACGACGTCGGCAACTATCCGGCAGTGCTGGACGCCGGCCTCAAGGCGGCCGACTGGAGCGGCTTCGCCGCCCGGCGCAGCGCGTCGGAGGCAAAGGGCAAGCGGCGCGGCATCGGGCTTTCGACCTACATCGAGGCCTGCGGCATCGCACCATCGGCGGTGGTCGGCTCGCTCGGCGCCCGTGCCGGGCTTTACGAGTCGGCGACCGTGCGCGTGAACCCGACCGGCTCGGTCGTGGTGCACACCGGCCTGCACAGCCACGGCCAGGGCCACGAGACCGTGTTCGCCCAGATCGTGCACGAGATGCTGGGCGTCGACCTCGACCAGGTTGCCATCGTCCATGGCGACACCGACGAGGTGCAGTTCGGCATGGGCACCTATGGCTCGCGCTCGGCGCCGGTCGGCGGCGCGGCGCTGGTCAAGGCGCTGGAAAAGGTCGTCGACAAGGCGAAGAAGATCGCCGCTCACCTGATGGAGGCGTCAACCGCCGACATCGAGTTCAAGGACGGCAACTTCACCATCGCCGGCACCGACAAGTCGGTGCCGTTCGGCCAGGTCGCGCTGACCGCCTATGTGCCGCACAACTACCCGATCACCGAGCTCGAGCCCGGGCTGGAGGAGAAGGCGTTCTACGACCCGCTCAACTTCTCCTATCCGATGGGCTGCCACGTCTGCGAGGTCGAGGTCGACCCCGACACCGGCAAGGTCGACGTGGTGTCGTTCACCACGGTCGACGACGTCGGCCGGGTGCTGAACCCGATGATCGTCGAGGGCCAGGTCCATGGCGGGCTGGCGCAGGGCATCGGCCAGGCGCTGCTCGAGCAGTGCGTCTACGACGCCGACGGGCAGCTGGTGACCGGGTCATACATGGATTACACCATGCCGCGCGCGGACGACGTGCCGTCGTACAAGACCGCGAACATGGAAATCCTTGGCGCCTCGAACCCACTCGAGGTCAAGGGCGTCGGCGAGACCGGCGCCATCGGCTCGCCGCCCGCGGTCATCAACGCGGTGCTGGATGCGCTGGCGCCGCTCGGCGTCACCAAGATCGAAATGCCGGCGACCCCGCTCAAGGTCTGGCAGGCCATCCAGGCCGCCCGGATCCCGGCGGCGGCCGAGTAA
- a CDS encoding (2Fe-2S)-binding protein, producing MPTVSMTVNGKAVSADVEERTLLVAYLREALGLTGTHVGCDTSQCGACVVHVNGDSIKSCTLLAVQAEGANVTTIEGLAKDGELHPMQKAFRENHGLQCGFCTPGMVMSAVDLLQKKNNPSEHDIREWLEGNICRCTGYHNIVKAIQQAAGGM from the coding sequence ATGCCCACCGTATCGATGACGGTGAACGGGAAGGCCGTGTCGGCCGATGTCGAAGAACGGACGCTGCTGGTCGCCTACCTCCGCGAGGCGCTGGGCCTGACCGGCACCCACGTCGGCTGCGACACCAGCCAGTGCGGGGCCTGCGTCGTGCACGTCAACGGCGATTCCATCAAGTCGTGCACCCTGCTGGCGGTCCAGGCCGAGGGCGCGAACGTGACCACCATCGAGGGCCTGGCCAAGGACGGCGAGCTGCACCCGATGCAGAAGGCGTTCCGCGAGAACCATGGCCTGCAGTGCGGCTTCTGCACCCCCGGCATGGTGATGAGCGCGGTCGACCTGCTGCAGAAGAAGAACAACCCCAGCGAGCACGACATCCGTGAGTGGCTGGAGGGCAACATCTGCCGCTGCACCGGCTACCACAATATCGTCAAGGCGATCCAGCAGGCGGCTGGAGGCATGTGA
- a CDS encoding DUF882 domain-containing protein, translated as MLTAVAGAAAVGVAAGPARAAIGIMPTDEVFDWRQAMMIRQAQTVNTSASRRAEYELYYNPNPNAPAFDAAQNNDRLIPFTPGERFLTLDNRRGDVFSGVYFRDGTYVQSALQQISYLFRDRRSNEVRRIDPKLMDVIYSVVKMLDTREPVQIISGYRTAATNAMLAEQSSRVARNSYHIRGMAADIRISGRNTMGIRSAALSMHTGGIGIYPGSDFVHLDTGPFRTW; from the coding sequence ATGTTGACGGCGGTCGCCGGCGCCGCCGCGGTCGGCGTGGCGGCCGGGCCCGCACGGGCGGCCATCGGCATCATGCCGACGGACGAGGTGTTCGACTGGCGGCAGGCGATGATGATCCGCCAGGCGCAGACGGTGAACACTTCGGCGTCGCGCCGCGCCGAGTATGAACTCTATTACAATCCGAACCCCAACGCGCCGGCCTTCGATGCTGCACAGAACAACGATCGGCTGATTCCGTTCACGCCCGGCGAACGTTTTCTTACGCTCGACAACCGGCGCGGCGACGTGTTCAGCGGCGTCTACTTCCGCGACGGCACCTATGTGCAGAGCGCGCTGCAGCAGATCTCCTATCTTTTTCGCGACCGGCGCAGCAACGAGGTGCGGCGCATCGACCCCAAGCTGATGGACGTGATCTACAGCGTGGTGAAGATGTTGGACACGCGCGAGCCGGTGCAGATCATCTCCGGCTACCGCACCGCGGCGACCAATGCGATGCTGGCGGAGCAGTCCAGCCGGGTGGCGCGCAACAGCTACCACATCCGGGGCATGGCCGCCGATATCCGCATTTCCGGCCGCAACACGATGGGCATCCGCTCGGCCGCGCTGAGCATGCATACCGGCGGCATCGGCATCTATCCGGGCTCCGACTTCGTGCACCTCGACACCGGCCCGTTCCGGACCTGGTAG